Proteins co-encoded in one Oreochromis aureus strain Israel breed Guangdong linkage group 3, ZZ_aureus, whole genome shotgun sequence genomic window:
- the LOC120433165 gene encoding ladderlectin-like, which produces MKLLTVSALLCAMMAMHTVAAWSHVGCPYGWTRFYRRCFRYIPRRMNWAAAERNCLSMGANLASVHSSREYHLIQRLTAYHGYRVTWIGGHDAPREGIWLWSDGSRFNYRHWCRGEPNNHHNQDCLQINYSGSKCWDDQHCHVHLPSICVRKIYRCRG; this is translated from the exons ATGAAGCTGTTGACTGTGTCTGCACTTCTTTGTGCGATGATGGCTATGCACACTGTTGCTG CATGGAGTCACGTGGGTTGTCCTTATGGTTGGACTCGGTTCTATCGCCGCTGCTTTCGCTATATTCCAAGGCGCATGAATTGGGCTGCAGCTGAG AGAAACTGCCTGTCGATGGGAGCAAACCTTGCATCTGTGCACAGCAGCAGAGAGTACCATCTGATTCAGAGGCTGACTGCCTATCATGGCTACAGAGTAACTTGGATTGGAGGACATGATGCACCCAGG GAGGGTATTTGGTTGTGGAGTGATGGGAGCCGTTTCAACTACAGACACTGGTGCAGAGGAGAGCCTAATAATCATCACAATCAGGATTGTCTGCAGATAAATTATAGCG GTTCCAAGTGTTGGGATGATCAGCACTGTCACGTTCATCTGCCATCGATCTGTGTCAGGAAAATATATAGATGCCGGGGCTGA